The genomic window ATGCGTAATCTTTTATCTAAAAACGCATCTCCTAGACTCACATATCCTCTAGTCAAATTCATATCCGCCTCACGTTTTTTAAATGCATTGCCATATCCCAAAAGTGCCATACTTTCAAACTTTGTGGGCATAGAAGTGATAAAATTTACCACGCCTCCAATCGCTCCGGTTCCATACAGACTTGAAAAAGGTCCGCGTACTACCTCCACCCGCTCAATATCATAAAGAGAAAGCTCATCAAGAATCCGATTTTCTCCTTCCAAATCACTCAATATCACCCCATCAAGCATTACCAAAGTTCCCTTACTGATCCCGCGTATTGTAATGGCAGGACGCGGATTAAGCCCTGCGTCATTGAGAATATGAATCCCTTCATAATTTTTAATAAAATCATTTACTTTTTGAGGGCTTCTTTCTTTCATTTCTTCAGAAGTGACCACGCTCACATTTCCAGGAGCCTTATCGGTAGTAGTCTCCATACGTGTAGCTGTACTCACCTGCCTATTAAGCAGATAACTTTTTGTATCTTCTCCATAGCTTCCTGCAACAAGACCTAAAAATAACATAAATAATCTGCCGGTTCTATTCATTACAACCTCTTTATTATTTTTATATTGGAAATATTATTCACAAAGACATTGATTATACTTAAGAATTTATGAAAAATAAGAACTGTAAAAAAATTTCCACATTTTCAAAGCTATATGTTACTTTTTATCATCTTTTCATTATTTGTCATTTATCTCATTTGCCAAAAAACATAATGGCTTACAACCATCAATACTCGTAATCTTTTTCACTCTTTATTTTAAATCGCTTCGATACGAGTTGCATTGCAAAAATTCAAGCAATCAAAATGATAATGCCAATATCCATTCTCAAGAATAAAAAATACTATAAACGGCTGCTGAAATGGTCAATAAACCAAAAATAAGAATGAATAAATTTTCCAAAGGTCTTTTGTATTTTCTTAACGCATCAAATCTATAAATCGCATATAAAGGCATAATGAATAATATGATTGCCAACACCGGCCCGACGATATTATCAATGATATTTAGAATTTGGGGGTTTGCATAAGCTACCAACCAAGAAACGATAAAAGTGAAGACGATAGTAATTTTTTTAGCAGTTTTTAGTGGAATTTTACCACTAGAAATCTGAAACAAAATTCGATTAAAACCTTCTTGAGCGCCCAAATAATGCCCGAAAAATGACTTACCCATCGCAATAAAAGCAATAAGTGGTGCTGCATAAACTAAAATCGGAGCAATCGCCTTAACAATCGGATTTTGAAATCTTCCTGCAATATTTGCAAGCAAAGATAATATAGATATGTTTTGATCCTGTGCTGTGATAAAATCATCATAACTCAAACACATCATAAAAGAAAAGACAAAAAACATCACGCTTACAATCATTAAAACATTGCTTGCACCAATAATGCGAGAGCTTTTTTGATCGGCCATATCCCCGTATTTTTCCTTAGTATAGACAGCCAAAGAAGAAATAATAGGGGAATGATTAAAAGCAAAAACCATTACAGGCAACATCAACCAAAGCTTTTTAAGGTCTTGATGCCAAGAAAAATCAACATTATTAAATAAATTTAAATTCCACTCAGGTATCAAAGAAATCGCAATCAACATCAAAACTATGATAAAAGGAAAAACTAAAGTACTCATAACCCTAACAATGAACTCTTGCCCAAAGCTTACAATCAAAACCAAAATCCCAACTAAAATAAAAGCCAATAACAAACGATTAGGGGATTGTAAATCCATCTGATGGATAATAAAACTCTCAAGCGTATTTGTAATCCCAACGCTATAAATAAGCAAGATGGGAAAAATAGCGCAAAAATACAAAAGTGTAATCACCATTCCTCCAGCTTTACCAAAATATTCTTGCGCGACTGCAGTAATATCATCAGAACTTACCGAAGAAGACAATACAAAACGACACAAAGCACGATGAGCAAAAAAAGTAATCGGGAATGCCAATACAAGCATCATTATCAAAGGAATAAGACCACCTGCGCCTGTTTTTATCGGCAAAAACAAAACACCTGCGCCAATGGCAGTTCCATAAAGGCTCAATACCCATAAAAAATCATTCTTGCTCATCCCTATCCTTAGCTTGTTATTTAGAGTGTTATAGTGAATTGATTATATACAAAACAATGTTGCAATTTGAAATATATCCATCAAAATATTTCGATAAAGTAACAAAAAGAAACACATAATGAAGTTATTATTTAAATATGGGTTAATTTAGGACATTTTAGTTTAAAGATTAATCATATAATCCAAAAATTTGAATGAAATATAAGGAAATAATATGAGCAATCTAAATATATTTAAAATAGGGGTTGGTCCCTCCTCTTCACATACTTTAGGACCAATGCTTGCAGGGAACTTATTTTGCCAAAAAATTAGGAATAAATTGGAAAAAATCACAAAAATACAAGTTTGCTTTTATGGATCTTTATCCCTCACAGGCAAAGGGCATTTAAGCGATAGAGCCATCATTTGGGGATTAAGCGGATTAGAAGCGAAAAATCTCGATACTTTGACCCAAGAAACCACGATCGCCAAAGCACTCAAAGACAAAAAACTTCTCTTGTGCGGGCAAAAAGAAATTGATTTTAATTACGAAAAAGACCTTCTATTTTCAAAACAATTCCTTCTTTTACACGAAAATGGACTGACACTAAAAGCGATTGATTCAAATGGAAACATATTAGATGAAGAAACCTACTATTCTGTTGGAGGGGGATTTGTCAAAACACAGCAAGAATTACAAAAAATCAAGGAAAATGGTATAGAAAAAGAAGAAAATCCTGATCTCAAAATTATTTTCAATCATTCCAAAGACATTCTTGATTTTTGCCATAAGCAAGGTAAAAATTTGATTCAAGCCTCCCTTGAATACGAACTCCAGTTTAATACTCTTGAACATATCAATCGCTATTGCTTAGAAATATGGACAACAATGCAAGAAGTGTATCACAATGGTATCCATCCTAAAAATAACACATTGCCTGGAAAACTCAAGCTCCACAGAAGAGCACCTGGTCTCTTCAGTAGATTGCAAGCCACAACCGACCCGCTTGGAATCATTGATTTCATTTCTCTATATGCCATCGCTATAGCTGAAGAGAATGCAAGTGGTGCAAAAGTCATCACCGCTCCTACAAATGGGGCTTGTGCAGTTAATCCAGCCGTTTTATTGTATCTGAAAAACCATACCGTAGGTTTTAGCGATCAAAAAGCAGTGGATTTTTTACTTGCAGCAATGCTCATCGGTTCTCTTTACAAAAAAAATGCGAGCATTAGCGGTGCTGAAGCGGGTTGTCAAGCTGAAATCGGAGTGGCAAGCTCAATGGCTGCTGCTGCTATGGCCTCTGTTCTTGGAGCTGATGCTTTTATCGCTTCCAATGCAGCTGAAATCGCTATGGAACATCATTTGGGACTAACTTGCGATCCTGTAGGAGGTCTTGTCCAAATCCCTTGCATTGAAAGAAATGCCTTTGGAGCTATCAAAGCCATTATGGCAGCAAGAATGGCAATGAGCCGTAAAAGCGCTCCAAAAGTAACGCTTGATGAAGTCATTTTGACAATGTATAACACCGGAAAAGATATGAATCTCAAATATAAAGAAACTTCACTTGGAGGATTGGCAACAACATTATCAAGCATTTGTTAAAAACTATTGCCGTCTTTGATGGGTGATACCATAAACCTGATTGCGAAATTCAAAGACAGGATCAATGGGAGCTTGGACACCTTCAGGGAGTATGCCAGGCAAAAATACATCGAGATTACACGAATTGCCTTTAAATTTGTCCAACTCTAATGTGCCTAAAAAAATCTTTCTATTTGTATTTTCCCAAGGTATGCTAATATCATCAAGCACATCTTTAGGATTAGCCAAAACTAAATACATATAATACTTCACGCTACCTTTTTTAAGATCTTCTTGAAATCTTTTTTCTAAAAAGTTATCGCCTGCTTTCTTTGCTTCTTTATCAGAAAGCTCAATGATTCCTGCGTGGGGAACAAAAATAATCTTTGCATTCATTATCTTTGCATCTGCCCCTAAAATTTTATAAACGTGTTGGGTATTAAATTGCACATTAGCAAGACTTAAAGGCACTCCAAGTGTCTTCCCATAGTCCAAAAATCGTCGCACACTTGGGTATTTTCCAGCAAGTACCTCTAAATTTTTCTTATCAGGATCAGAAACAGCTTTCAAAAATTCCACAATCACATCAGGAGTTTTTCCTGCATTAATCACAGTGTTTAACATCGCTAAATCCCAATAATCTTTCCCATTAGTCAATTTAAGTGCCAAACCATGAACACTAAATCGATCACTTGCATTTGGATTTCCTCCACCTGTGGAAAATCTTGCAACAACTTTACTTTTTGTGTTCAATAAAGGGATTTTTACAAATTCATCTATGTCTTTTCGAGGGTCAAAGTGACCTGCGATACAAAATCCTTTAGTATGATTGACTTTTTTATGGGGATAATTTTTATCTCCAAACCTCTGATAAAAAAAATCCGCTGCTTCCTGAGGGGTAAGGGTTTCTTGAGCAAAAAGTACTCCCATCATCAACCCTAAAGATAATAATATGCATTTTGTTGTCATTTGGTTGTTCCTGCTAAATTTAAAAGATTAGATTATAGCAAAATCTTATGTAAGCAGGAAAAACCAAAGCTTGCCGATAGAGTAACTCATTATAGAAAAAATAATTTTGTCAATACAAAAACAATTTAAGATTTTCTAAAAAAACTTGCTTGCGATTTGAACATAAAATGAAGCTCCCATTGTCTTATAATAATCATAATATTGGGCATTGGTAAAATTCAAAAAGCTAAGCGAAAGTGAGGTTTTATTATGGAATTCATACCCGATTTTAGCATCAAATGTCGCTCGCGGATCGACTGAACCAAAAGTATGGCTAGGAGTTTTTGTGTTTTTTATGTTTGTGTAAGCTCCTGATTGTACATTCATTTGCAAAGAACCATAAAATCCTTCCCTATCCTCTCCCCCATACAATAATGCCAAATGCCCCATATGTTGTGGGATAAAAGCAATATAATGCCCGTTTGTAGAAGGATCAGCATTATTTTTAATCACTCGGGCGTTGGTAAAAGTATAATTAGCCATCAAGGACAAATCCCCATAAATTTTCTGATCAACTTCAAGTTCAACCCCATTAATGCGTTCGTGTCCGCCGTTAATATTTTTATAAGGATCATCAACAGTCCCTGAACCATTTTTATAAATAGCATTATACATTTCAGTCTGATAGTAATATGCCTTAAAAAGCCCGCCATAAGCATTTCCTTGTTCAATCCCAAGATCAAACTCTAAGCCATATTCTGGAGAAAGAAGCGGGTTACTCTCTTGATAATCCCCGCTATGGGCGTGTGCATACATCTCTCTTGTATTGGGCGCACGAAATGCCAACCCGATGGAACCTTTCAACACAGTATATTTATAAGGCTTGTAATTGAGTGCAAATTTTGGAGAGGGAAAGAATTTTTTCGTATCGGGCAAAACCTGTCTGCTTGGATCAGTAGAAGTTTTATCCATCGTAGTCATATTATAAGTCTGCCAATAATCCAATCTCAATCCCAAATTGGTGCTAAAAATATCGCTCCATTTACTCGTAAATTGTGTCCAAGCTGCAATCGTCCAAGCACTGCTTTTATCTTGTCTGTAAAGACCGGTATAGGTCTTCCAAAAATCTCTCTGCGTCCAATTACCCACATAATTCCTATCGTTAGAAGCACTCATCATCCTACCTTGAAAACCTACCATTAAAGTATGTTTATCTGAAAGTTTATTTTGATAAATCACATCTAAATAATTACTGCTCGCAGCATTATCCAAAGACTCCCCAGGACCACCAAAAATACTCGTATTGCTATTAGAAGCATTTCCATCAGCAAAATGTGAAACCAAATCCACACTAGAAATCGTGGTAGTGAGTGAAGAATCATCATCAAAATAGTGTTTATGAGAAATTGAAGCGATGTAGTTTTGTTCAAACCGAAATCCTGACCAACCAATCCCATAAAAAGGGCTGTAAAAATTATTGGGAGTAGTGCCGGTACTGATTTTACCGCCATAAACAGGCTGATTATTTGCATCTCTTAAATCTGTTTTGACAGAATTTTGATTTTCATTAATCGTAGACATATTAAACGTCAAACTCGTAGTATCTTTATCTGCCCAATCATATTCTGCTTTGATATGGACATTATTTGTCAAATATCCCGTGCGACCCACATTGCCTACATTCTCTCCTGTTGCAGGAGTATGTCCATTAACCGTAATATTATCAGCTGTATCAAATGTTTTTTTCATTAATGCAGGCACACGTGCATACCCATCGCTTGTTGTAAATCCATAGCTTGCTTTTACACGCAAACGTTTATCAAAGAAAGCATCTCCTATGCTGAAATACCCGCGAACTCTATTTTGTTCTGCACCCCCATTGACAATTTCATTGCCATAACCCAACTCCGCTTTTGATTCAAGTTTTGTAGGCATTGAAGTGATAAAGTTGATAACACCCCCTATCCCGCCGGTTCCATACAAACTACTAAAAGGACCGCGAACAACTTCTATTTTTTCAATATCCATACTTGAAATTGATTGAATAATGCGCATTTCTCCTTCTAAATCATTCAAAATTACTCCATCTAGCATTACAAGCGTCCCATAAGGGATTCCTCGCATAAAGACTTGGGGTCTTCCGTTATAGCCTGCATCTTTATCCACCTTTATGCCTGCCATTACCCGCATCATATCACTCAACTGCTGGGATGTCCTGTCTTTGATTTCTTTATGATCCATCACAGTAACATTACCTGGTGCCTCTGAAATCAAAGTGGGGGTTCGCGTAGAGGTTGTAACAATCTTGTTAAGTTCGTAATCTTTGGTCTCATCTCCAAAAACTGAATAAAAACTGCCTGTCAAAAACAACATCAGTGAAACTGAAATAAAATGTCTCTTCCTTTGGACCATTTGCATTATCTCCTGAAAAATTTTATTACTAATTTTTATATAGTAATATTATTGACATTTTATTCATTATTTCTTAATACTTTATTAAAAATTAATATATTTTAATAGAATGGATATGAGAAATCAAAATTTAAACTTCTTCCCAAATCCCAATTAAAACTAAAAAGAAATGATAAAACCGCTGATAAAAATTACCAAAATGATTATAGGAATGGCGTACTTGACATATTTATACCAAATCCCAACCAATTTTGCATTTGCAGAATTTCCGTTTTTAAGCTCTTTGATTGCGTCTTCTCTAAGCACCCATCCTACAAAAATACTCGCCCCCAAAGCCGTCAAAACAAATAAAATATTCCCACTGATAAAATCAAAAGCATCAAAAATATTTTTTCCAAAAATTTTAACCTCACTCCAAGGACCATAAGTCAAAATACAAGGAATATTCCCGAAAATAAAAATCATCCCCAAAACAAAAGCAATCGCGTTTTGACGCCTCCATTTGAGTTTTTCAACAATTGCAGTGATAATAACTTCATAGATGGGCAAAGAAGTAGTTAGTGCTGCCACAATCAGAAGTAAAAAAAACACAATTCCAAAAGCATTCCCAAAATGCATATGCGAAAACACGATCGGAAGAGTTTTAAAAACCAAAGAAGGCCCAGAATCTGGATTCAAACCAAAGCTAAAAAGCGAAGGAAAAATCATAAATCCCGCCATAATTGCAATAAAAGTATTTAAAACCCCTGTCATTGCAGCCGTTTTTATCAAGTCTTCATTCTTATCCAGATAAGAAGAAAGCGTGATCATCACTCCAAACCCCAAAGACAAAGCAAAAAATACTTGCCCTAAAACTAAAATAAAGAGCTTGGGTGTGATCTTGGTAAAATCAGGCGTAAGGTAAAATTTTACCCCCTCCATTGCTCCAGGCATTGTAAGATTACGAATCACCATCGCCATCAAACATAAGAAAAGCAAAGGCATCAGATATTTCATCGAACGCTCAATCCCATCAATAATCCCCCTAGATAAAATCAACCAATTCAGTGCGACAAAAATAAAAGTAAAAATGCCTATCTCTAAAGGAGCTTGCTCAATATGTGTGGAATAAAAAAGTGAGGTTATTTCTTTATTTATAGGAGCAGAAAGATTCAAAGTGCCATTAAGAATATTCACGATATAAGAGATGACCCATCCCCCAAGCACCATATAATAAGCCAAAATACCAAAAGAACCTGCCAAACCCATATAACCGATAATTTTCCAATATTTAGAAATCTTTTTCTCTTCTACAAACCCGCCAAAAGCATCTACAGAATTCATATGGGCACGTCTCCCAATCACATTTTCTACCAAAATAACTGGTATGCCCACAACAATCATTGCAATGATAAAAACCAATACATAAGCCCCACCTCCGTTTTCTCCAACTAAATAAGGAAACCGCCAAGTTGCTCCAAACCCTACCGTAGCTCCTGCTACCGTTAAAATATAGGTAAGACGACTTGACCAAAGCTGTCTTTTTTGCATCTGATCTCCTTTTTATTTAAATTGATTGAAAAGTTCTTTAGACTTTAAAGATTATCTAGAAAAATTGGCAACTTTTATTAAGTTTAAAATACAAATAGCAATCCAAAATCTTTAATATCTGAAAAACCAAGTCTTTATCTAATCAATAAGGGTATCTAAAAAATCTTGATATATCTCCATATTCAAACCATTCCCTAAGATTGCCCATAATAAAATCCTAGCTTTTCTCCCGCTTAAATAGCCTCCCATCAAAACTCCCCGCTCTCTCAAATCAATTTCAGCCCCTTTATAACCATAGGTTTGATAAGCTGCGGATCCATCTGTTGTCCTTGTACAGACAACGACAGGCATTTTTTCTATCACACTATCAAGTAGCGCACTTGTTTCCAAACTAATATGTCCAGCTCCGAATCCTTTGATAACTAAGCCATCTTGGGTTTGTTTGACCCATTCCAAAACACTTGCATCCCCATCTAAAGTCTGTTCCCACAAAAATACTTTTTTCATAACAGAAGGCATAGGTAAAATGAAACGTTTCAATTTAGGATAAAAATACTCTACTTTCCCCTCAGAAATAAAGCCACAAGTTTTGCCATCTGAACAAAAAGTATTTACCGAAAAACTATGAGATTTTCTCACCCATCTAGCTGTATGGATGGTATCATTCATTACCACCATCACCCCTCTTTCTGTGCTATTAGGACTAAGGGCACATAAAATACTGCTATAAAGATTCCTAATGCCATCTGCCCCAATAGCATTAGCATCTCTCATTGCTCCCATTAAAATCAAAGGCTCGCGATGATTCCAAAACAAATCACATAAAAAAGCACTTTCTTCAAGTGTATCTGTTCCCTGTGTAAGGATCACGCCATTAGCACCATTTTTTATTTGAGTATTCGCCCAATCTAGGGCACTTAAAAGCATTTCAAATTTTAAATGCCCACTTGGGAGAGCAAAAAGACTTTCTGCATAAAGTTCTGCCTCAATATCAGGAAGTGCTGCAATAAAATCTTTTGCACAAAGCTTAGGAACAACACCCTCGCCTTTGTTTTTTGAAGTCATTGAAATTGTCCCGCCTAAAGAACCGATAGATATTTTCATTTTAATCTCCTGTTTCTTGTTTGTCTATAATTTTCCTGGTTTGATCAAAAACATACAAAACATTCCCACGCAAGTAACTGCTGCAGCTGCCATAAACATAGCTTCATAACCTTTTGAGCTTACCAAATATCCTGTAAGCGTAGGGGCAAGCACAGAAGCGATATTGCCTAAAAAATGCATTATGCCACTAAATGTGCCTACTTTTTCTTTAGGTGAAGTATCGATCACAACACTCCAATAAACAGTATTTGCAAAGGAATTCAAGGCATTCCCCAAAGCAATAATAGCAATCACTAAAGCTACTGAAGTTACCAAATTTATCGACAAAAAACTAATCGTGGTCAAAAATAACAAAATAGCAGCAAAATAGCCTCTAGCAATTTTTAGACTTCCTGTTTTATTCAGTAAAAAATCAGAAATTTTGCCACCCAAAAGAATAGTAACACAAGCCCCAATCCAAGGAATCATCCCCATATACCACAAAGAAAACAAATCATAACCAAACATATCTTGGAGATATTTGGGTGTCCAAGTCAAAAGCAAAAAATTCACATAATTGAATGCAAAATACCCAACCGTATTTAAAATCAAGGTTCTGCTTTTAAAAAAATGCCACCATTTTAAATCAGCTTTGGTTTTATCAATAGTGTCACATAAACTTTTTTCACCGATGATTTTAAGTTCTTCTTGACTCACTTTAGGATTTTGATGGGGATAATCCGTCAGTGCTTGCATCAGAAAAAATAATGCAATTAGCCCCGCAATCCCCAATACAATAAATGCAACCCGCCAACTTCCTGAATAGCTCAGTAAAAATACCGCTACAGGAGCAGTCAATAAGGCTCCTAAAGGCGTACTTAAAAGCCCCATTGAAACGACAAATCCTCTTTCTTTGGGTGCTGCCCAATTGCTGATAGTTTTATTAATTACAGAATATGCAGGTCCTTCAGCAAATCCAAAAAGAATTCTCATCACTCCAAAACCTGCTAAAACTGAACCACCAAAAAACATCATTCCAATGTCTCCTGCCCACGCTGTAAGGATTTCAAAAATCGACCAAAATACTCCTGCAAAAAGCCATACTTTTTTAGGACCGAATCGATCAGAAAGCACACCTCCAAGGAGTGCTCCAAACATATAACCATAACCGAAAAATCCAAGCACTGCCCCCCAAGAGCTTTTATCAAGTCCGTATTCATCGATAATAAACTCCCCTGAATAGGACAACGCTCCCCGATCAATATAGTTGATCAAAGCAAGCAAAAGCACTAAAAAGAAAATATGATATCGATAACGTTGCTTATACATAAAATTTCTCCCTAAAGATTTTTAAGTACTGCACAAATCCCATCACCCACCTCAAAGGTCTTGGCATTTCCGCCCATATCAGGAGTTTTAGGACCTTCTTTGACTACTTTTTCTATAGCTTGGATAATTTCTTTGGAAGCCTTTTGATACATAGGTTCTTTTTCACCCAAAAATTCCAACATCAAAGCACCTGACCAAATCATTCCGATTGGATTGGCAATATTTTTACCAAAAATATCTGGGGCTGAGCCGTGTACAGGCTCAAAAAGTGAGGGGAAATTCCTTTGAGGATTGATATTTGCACTTGCACTGACTCCAATAGTTCCCGCACACGCAGGACCAAGATCAGAAAGGATATCACCAAAAAGATTGGAAGCAACTACTATATTGAAGCGTTCAGGTTGCAAAACAAATCTTGCACACAAAATATCAATGTGTTGCTTATCATATTTGACATTTGGAAATGACTTTGCCATCATCTCTGTGCGTTCATCCCAATAAGGCATAGAAATCGAAATGCCATTGGATTTTGTCGCTGAAGTCAGTGTCTTCCTCTCAGATTTTTCAGCCAGTTTGAAAGCATATTCAAGTACTCTATCCACACCTCTTCTAGTAAAAATGGATTCTTGAATTACAAATTCATTAGGTGTTCCCTCAAACATTTTTCCTCCGACAGAAGAATATTCCCCTTCAGTATTTTCTCTGACCACTACAAAATTAATATCTTGACTTCTTTTCCCTGCCAAAGGACAAGGAATACCATCTAAAAGACGCACTGGACGTAGGTTAATATATTGGTCAAAATCTCTTCGAAATTTTAAAAGCGACCCCCACAAAGAAATATGATCAGGAACGATCTGGGGCATCCCTACAGCCCCAAAATAAATTGCATCATAATCTTTTAAAATCTCAAACCAATCATCAGGCATCATCTTTTTGTGCTTGAGATAATAATCACAATTTGCAAAATCAAATTCTTTAAATTTTAAATTCAAGCCAAACTTCGAATCGACATATTCTAAAATTTTCAACCCCTCAGGCATTACTTCATTACCGATTCCATCGCCCTTAATAACAGCTATATTGAATTCTTTTTTCATTTTTTCTCCAAATTTTATGATCAGACATTCAGTATCTCATAAATTTAGAACAATTTAAAAGAATTTTTATTTTATTTTTAATGAATGTTTAATAGTGAAACACAATTGTATGATGTATTTGAATCAGATTATTGAAAAATTTTATTATATTTCAGATCGATCAAAAGAAAAAGTAAAAATAACATCAAAATATTAAAAATCAATATTGATTGTAGAAAATATGGGCATTATCGCAGGTTTTATGAATACGCCCCAAAATTGGGGCAATTTAAAATTAGAGAGTTTTTAAAATCGTATTATTCAAACGATCTGCAAAATCTTTTGCATTTTCGATTGAACCTGATTCCAAAAGTTTTGCAGAAGCATACAACAAATGAGCAATATCAGATAAAAGTTCCTTATCATCTTTATTTTTGAGCTTTTCTAAAATAGGGTGGTTTGCATTGATTTCCATCGTTTTTTTCTGAACTGGAGGCTCTTGACCCATTTGACGCATTAAATTTATCATCATTGCATTTTGTTCATCTCCTACAAGTGCTGCCGGAGAAGAAAG from Helicobacter sp. 12S02232-10 includes these protein-coding regions:
- a CDS encoding MFS transporter, producing the protein MYKQRYRYHIFFLVLLLALINYIDRGALSYSGEFIIDEYGLDKSSWGAVLGFFGYGYMFGALLGGVLSDRFGPKKVWLFAGVFWSIFEILTAWAGDIGMMFFGGSVLAGFGVMRILFGFAEGPAYSVINKTISNWAAPKERGFVVSMGLLSTPLGALLTAPVAVFLLSYSGSWRVAFIVLGIAGLIALFFLMQALTDYPHQNPKVSQEELKIIGEKSLCDTIDKTKADLKWWHFFKSRTLILNTVGYFAFNYVNFLLLTWTPKYLQDMFGYDLFSLWYMGMIPWIGACVTILLGGKISDFLLNKTGSLKIARGYFAAILLFLTTISFLSINLVTSVALVIAIIALGNALNSFANTVYWSVVIDTSPKEKVGTFSGIMHFLGNIASVLAPTLTGYLVSSKGYEAMFMAAAAVTCVGMFCMFLIKPGKL
- a CDS encoding tartrate dehydrogenase; translated protein: MKKEFNIAVIKGDGIGNEVMPEGLKILEYVDSKFGLNLKFKEFDFANCDYYLKHKKMMPDDWFEILKDYDAIYFGAVGMPQIVPDHISLWGSLLKFRRDFDQYINLRPVRLLDGIPCPLAGKRSQDINFVVVRENTEGEYSSVGGKMFEGTPNEFVIQESIFTRRGVDRVLEYAFKLAEKSERKTLTSATKSNGISISMPYWDERTEMMAKSFPNVKYDKQHIDILCARFVLQPERFNIVVASNLFGDILSDLGPACAGTIGVSASANINPQRNFPSLFEPVHGSAPDIFGKNIANPIGMIWSGALMLEFLGEKEPMYQKASKEIIQAIEKVVKEGPKTPDMGGNAKTFEVGDGICAVLKNL